A portion of the Rhodococcus pseudokoreensis genome contains these proteins:
- a CDS encoding GMC family oxidoreductase, which translates to MSSTSTHYDYIVVGAGSAGAIVATRLSEDPRTSVLLLEAGPRDRSIWSRIPLGFAKILFNEKYMWYDHKTDPEPHLNGKSYALPHGKLVGGSSAINGLVHVRGTPLDYDTWQEQGATGWSYNDVLPYFKKSERDHRGESRFHGGSGPLGIELARWKNPLADAFIDAAAEALGSRRNDDFNAPDIEGAGYWDLAAWKGRRSSTSLDYLAPNRKRRNLHVLPEALVTKIEFEGKSAVGVAYEHGGRIHHVRAHREIILSAGALQTPQLLQVSGIGPGDHLQHLGIDVVHALPGVGENLMDHVQVGRKYTTTSEYTLNSKVGNPLTQAIAGAKFFLGGRTGPLAIGASLAGAYIKTNPTVEAPDLQLHFLPFMPDDQGWDLADFSGFRLGMYQNRPLSRGRAWITSSDPRVSPSFVFNHLAEEEDVRTILAGMKLAGRIAKAMPRELNVQEIAPGPAGDSDRSLLDYIKDTADTGFHFSGTARMGTDNMAVVDPQLRVRGVDKLRVIDASVMPTIVSGNINAAVVMIGEKGADLVKQC; encoded by the coding sequence GTGTCAAGCACATCCACGCATTACGACTACATCGTTGTCGGCGCGGGCTCTGCGGGCGCTATCGTTGCGACCCGACTGTCCGAGGACCCGCGCACTTCGGTCCTCCTCCTCGAGGCCGGACCACGGGACCGCAGCATCTGGTCACGAATACCACTGGGATTCGCGAAGATACTCTTCAACGAGAAGTACATGTGGTACGACCACAAGACCGATCCCGAACCGCACCTGAACGGAAAATCTTACGCCCTGCCGCACGGCAAGCTGGTGGGCGGGTCGAGCGCCATCAACGGGCTGGTCCATGTTCGGGGTACCCCGCTCGATTACGACACCTGGCAAGAGCAGGGTGCCACCGGTTGGAGCTATAACGACGTACTGCCGTATTTCAAGAAATCCGAGCGGGATCACCGCGGCGAGAGTCGCTTCCACGGTGGAAGCGGCCCCCTCGGGATCGAACTGGCGCGATGGAAGAATCCCCTCGCCGACGCGTTCATCGATGCGGCAGCAGAAGCGTTGGGGTCCCGACGCAACGACGATTTCAACGCGCCGGACATCGAAGGCGCGGGTTACTGGGACCTTGCCGCGTGGAAGGGACGTCGATCGTCGACCTCACTCGACTATCTGGCTCCGAATCGCAAGCGCCGCAATCTGCACGTGCTCCCGGAGGCGCTTGTGACGAAGATCGAATTCGAGGGCAAGTCGGCGGTCGGGGTGGCGTACGAACACGGTGGACGAATTCATCACGTCCGCGCCCACCGGGAGATCATTCTCAGCGCCGGTGCCCTCCAGACACCGCAACTGCTTCAGGTCTCTGGCATCGGGCCAGGAGACCACCTCCAACACCTGGGTATCGACGTGGTACACGCACTGCCTGGTGTTGGCGAGAACCTCATGGACCACGTACAGGTTGGCCGGAAGTACACCACGACGAGTGAATACACACTCAACTCGAAGGTCGGGAACCCACTCACTCAGGCGATCGCAGGAGCGAAGTTCTTTCTGGGCGGCCGCACAGGGCCGCTCGCGATCGGCGCATCACTGGCAGGCGCCTACATCAAGACGAATCCGACTGTCGAGGCGCCTGACCTCCAGCTGCACTTTCTGCCCTTCATGCCCGACGACCAGGGATGGGACCTCGCCGATTTCTCGGGGTTCCGGCTCGGTATGTACCAGAACCGTCCGCTCAGCCGCGGGCGAGCATGGATCACGTCTTCGGATCCACGGGTCAGCCCATCGTTCGTGTTCAACCATCTCGCGGAGGAGGAGGATGTCCGCACGATCCTCGCCGGAATGAAACTGGCCGGCCGCATCGCGAAGGCCATGCCCAGGGAACTCAATGTCCAGGAGATCGCACCTGGCCCGGCGGGAGACAGCGACAGGAGCCTGCTCGACTACATCAAGGACACCGCCGACACCGGATTCCACTTCTCCGGAACGGCTCGAATGGGTACGGACAACATGGCCGTGGTGGACCCACAGCTCCGTGTTCGAGGTGTCGACAAGCTCCGCGTCATCGATGCTTCCGTGATGCCGACGATCGTGTCGGGCAACATCAATGCCGCCGTGGTCATGATCGGTGAAAAGGGAGCCGACCTGGTTAAGCAGTGCTGA
- a CDS encoding transposase, producing MSFATQESRRIRSRTGLSGQKEAASTGDDRGRRFTRSSDRLIPSQSASAKYWPVECSRLSCVACQQDFRCPVGCDRIRPSFSGGTEGHPRNDHRLTLERIVWRFRTGSPWNDLSEYFVARQSIWERHRRCSDDGTYRRMFAAARAAAPRRRR from the coding sequence ATGAGTTTCGCGACGCAGGAATCGCGCCGCATTCGTTCGCGTACAGGACTTTCCGGTCAAAAGGAAGCGGCGTCCACGGGCGACGATCGTGGACGCCGCTTCACTCGGTCCTCTGACAGACTGATTCCATCTCAGAGCGCCTCTGCCAAATATTGGCCGGTTGAATGCTCGAGACTGTCCTGCGTTGCGTGCCAACAAGATTTCCGATGCCCTGTGGGCTGCGATCGAATCCGCCCTTCCTTCTCCGGCGGGACGGAGGGACACCCGCGGAACGATCATCGGTTGACGCTGGAGAGAATCGTCTGGCGATTCCGTACCGGGTCTCCGTGGAACGATCTATCCGAATACTTCGTTGCGCGGCAGTCGATCTGGGAGCGTCACCGCCGCTGCTCGGACGACGGTACCTATAGGCGGATGTTCGCTGCGGCGCGGGCGGCCGCCCCCCGAAGGAGAAGGTAA
- a CDS encoding flavin-containing monooxygenase: protein MSTNSEVVEELDVLVVGGGFAGLYQLDRLRSLGYSVKVFEAGSELGGIWYWNCYPGARVDTEGSLYQFSRPDLSQEWEYRELYPAWDEVRAYFHYIDKKLDLSKDIRFNTRVNSAEYDSAAKKWVVHSSDGSTVHCRFFVPCLGFASKPYTPPLAGLNSFQGAAHHTALWPQEGVDMTGKRVAVLGTGASGIQVFQEAGRDAAEVTLFQRTPNLALPMGQRTLTPDEQKFIKEGLDERLARRGETFAGLDFDFAPANAVDVTEEERNKLYEELWQGGGFRFWLGPFQDTLFVQESNDYAYAFWRDKVRARINDPALAEKLAPTVQPHPFGVKRPSLEQNFYDLFNNDNVHLVDLKETPIASITERGIRTNDGVEREFDLIVLATGFDSVTGGLTAIDIRGEDGTLLRDKWANGVDAHLGIATAGFPNMLFVYGPQSPSGFAIGPTSAEIQGEMIVGLLDHLLSNGHTRIESTEEADGAWSDHIAEVLDTTLFAKAESWYMGANIPGKRMQMLNYPAGLPAYRAKFAEEQAEGYATFEIA, encoded by the coding sequence ATGAGCACGAACTCTGAAGTTGTCGAGGAACTCGACGTCCTCGTCGTGGGAGGCGGTTTCGCTGGTCTGTACCAGCTCGACCGGCTCCGCAGCCTCGGCTACTCCGTCAAGGTCTTCGAGGCCGGCTCGGAACTCGGCGGTATCTGGTACTGGAACTGCTATCCCGGCGCGCGCGTCGACACCGAGGGATCGCTGTACCAGTTCTCGCGCCCTGATCTGTCGCAGGAGTGGGAGTACCGCGAGCTCTACCCCGCGTGGGACGAGGTACGCGCATATTTCCACTACATCGACAAGAAGCTGGACCTCAGCAAGGACATCCGCTTCAACACGCGCGTGAACTCGGCTGAGTACGACAGCGCGGCCAAGAAATGGGTCGTCCACTCTTCCGATGGCAGCACCGTCCACTGCCGCTTTTTCGTACCATGCCTGGGCTTTGCCTCGAAGCCGTACACCCCGCCGCTGGCGGGTCTAAACAGCTTCCAAGGCGCGGCGCACCACACCGCGCTCTGGCCACAGGAAGGCGTCGACATGACCGGCAAGCGCGTCGCGGTGCTCGGCACCGGCGCCAGTGGTATCCAGGTGTTCCAAGAGGCTGGCCGCGACGCTGCGGAGGTCACGCTCTTCCAACGCACGCCGAACTTGGCCCTCCCGATGGGCCAGCGCACCCTGACCCCTGATGAGCAGAAGTTCATCAAGGAAGGACTGGACGAGCGGCTCGCTCGGCGGGGCGAGACCTTCGCCGGACTCGACTTCGACTTCGCCCCCGCCAACGCGGTGGACGTGACGGAGGAGGAACGCAACAAGCTCTACGAGGAACTGTGGCAGGGCGGCGGTTTCCGATTCTGGCTCGGACCCTTCCAGGACACGCTGTTCGTCCAGGAGTCCAATGACTACGCCTACGCCTTCTGGAGGGACAAGGTCCGGGCGCGCATCAACGACCCGGCGCTGGCCGAGAAGCTCGCCCCGACCGTGCAGCCGCACCCGTTCGGTGTCAAGCGCCCGTCGCTGGAACAGAACTTCTACGACCTGTTCAACAATGACAACGTGCACCTGGTCGACCTGAAGGAGACGCCGATCGCGTCGATCACCGAGCGTGGGATCCGCACGAACGACGGCGTCGAACGCGAGTTCGACTTGATCGTCCTGGCCACCGGCTTCGACTCCGTCACGGGCGGCCTCACGGCGATCGACATCCGCGGCGAGGACGGCACGCTCCTACGCGACAAGTGGGCGAACGGCGTCGATGCCCATCTGGGAATTGCGACCGCCGGGTTCCCGAACATGCTGTTCGTCTACGGTCCGCAAAGCCCGTCCGGCTTCGCCATCGGCCCGACGTCCGCCGAGATCCAGGGCGAGATGATCGTCGGACTCCTGGACCATTTGTTGAGCAACGGTCACACGCGGATCGAGTCGACCGAGGAGGCCGACGGCGCTTGGAGCGACCACATCGCCGAGGTGCTGGACACCACGCTGTTCGCAAAGGCCGAGTCGTGGTACATGGGCGCCAACATCCCGGGCAAGCGGATGCAGATGCTGAACTACCCCGCGGGGCTTCCGGCCTACCGGGCGAAGTTCGCGGAGGAGCAGGCCGAGGGCTACGCCACCTTCGAGATCGCCTGA
- a CDS encoding alpha/beta hydrolase, translated as MSDQNEDELRDLYVGWSERLAANPEMGMPELRDMFDEWQSAGREPTDVTFEQKELGGVETLTAIADAGAGRPVVMHLHGGGFLAGSAASHRKFAGHLAKAVGGRVVLVDYRRAPESPFPGPTNDALAVYRALLDVEGVEPSALTISGDSAGGNLAIATTLQARDDGLALPASLLLFAPFVDQLHTGDTLDRNAATDAIVSKPILQLMTSLYLGDEVKGDNPLVNALHADLAGLPRTYVVVSTTEVLFADATRLVERATNAGVDATLVTVEGQQHVFVLAAGRSAKADDQIAAAARWILGGQ; from the coding sequence GTGAGTGATCAGAACGAGGACGAGCTCCGTGACCTGTACGTCGGATGGTCCGAGCGACTGGCCGCGAACCCGGAGATGGGGATGCCGGAGCTTCGCGACATGTTCGACGAGTGGCAGTCCGCGGGCCGGGAGCCCACAGACGTCACTTTCGAGCAGAAGGAGCTCGGCGGTGTCGAGACCCTGACGGCGATCGCCGATGCAGGCGCGGGCCGCCCGGTCGTGATGCACCTGCACGGTGGAGGATTCTTGGCCGGGTCGGCCGCGAGTCACCGGAAATTCGCCGGTCACCTCGCGAAAGCGGTGGGCGGGCGCGTGGTACTGGTCGACTACCGCCGCGCACCTGAGTCACCGTTCCCGGGGCCCACGAACGACGCGCTGGCGGTCTATCGTGCGCTGCTCGACGTCGAGGGCGTCGAGCCGTCAGCGCTCACCATCAGCGGTGACTCCGCCGGTGGGAACCTCGCCATCGCTACAACCCTGCAGGCGCGGGACGACGGCCTCGCGCTGCCCGCCTCGCTCCTGCTCTTCGCCCCCTTCGTGGACCAGCTGCACACGGGCGACACACTCGACCGCAACGCAGCGACTGACGCCATCGTCTCGAAGCCCATCCTCCAATTGATGACCTCGTTGTATCTCGGCGACGAGGTCAAGGGCGACAACCCACTCGTCAACGCGTTGCACGCTGACCTCGCCGGACTGCCGCGCACCTATGTCGTCGTGTCCACAACCGAGGTGCTATTCGCCGACGCGACGCGTCTGGTCGAGCGGGCCACGAACGCGGGTGTCGACGCGACGCTGGTCACGGTCGAGGGTCAGCAGCACGTGTTCGTCCTGGCTGCAGGCCGGTCGGCGAAGGCCGACGATCAGATCGCCGCCGCGGCGAGGTGGATTCTGGGCGGGCAGTAA
- a CDS encoding aldehyde dehydrogenase family protein, whose amino-acid sequence MIGRVIGGHHDRPPHTRPCGRGTALPSPIVVRPDPRNYPMSDKAASAGQSARTQRYDGPLELLINGEWTQAEDTQTFVVDDPSSGQAVATMADASVADALTALDHAVDAQKAWGALAAGPRQRLLRQAADNVEAAGAELAATMALEAGKPLPEAHGEVGASVAYIRWYVDQIGHTPGHLARSLNGEWDMQTVYRPVGPCLLISPWNFPLLVAARKLAAALAAGCTALVKPAGLTPLTSAVLVRCFVEAGLPAGVIGFLPTTRDADISEALMADARLRKVSFTGSTRVGSILMRQAATHVQGSQMELGGNGPLIVLDDADLDLAVEQTMIAKFRNAGQVCIGANRLILQDSIADEFLEKFVKAASNLAPGSPFEKGTTMGPLISSAQRDRAVSIIRQFVAAGGEVLYGGSALERPGHFMEPTVITGVGVECELAGEELFAPIAVAYRVADDRAATDFANAVDHGLSAYVFSGDLGRALQVADEVEAGMVAINRALYTDPSGPFGGVKASGMGREGGHEAIYEFLESKLIAARLH is encoded by the coding sequence GTGATCGGGCGGGTGATCGGCGGCCACCACGACCGCCCGCCCCACACTCGACCATGTGGGCGGGGCACAGCGCTGCCCTCCCCGATCGTTGTTCGCCCCGACCCGAGGAACTATCCGATGAGTGACAAAGCAGCCAGTGCCGGCCAGTCAGCGAGGACCCAGCGCTACGACGGGCCGTTGGAGTTGTTGATTAACGGTGAGTGGACCCAAGCTGAGGACACCCAGACCTTCGTGGTCGACGATCCCTCGAGCGGTCAAGCGGTGGCTACGATGGCCGACGCGTCGGTCGCCGATGCCCTGACTGCGCTCGACCACGCCGTGGACGCACAGAAGGCGTGGGGGGCGCTCGCGGCGGGGCCACGACAGCGGCTCCTGCGTCAGGCGGCCGACAACGTCGAGGCAGCAGGCGCAGAACTCGCTGCGACGATGGCCCTCGAAGCCGGGAAACCACTGCCTGAGGCGCATGGCGAAGTCGGCGCGTCCGTGGCCTATATCCGGTGGTACGTGGATCAGATCGGTCACACGCCGGGCCATCTCGCCCGCTCGCTCAATGGCGAGTGGGACATGCAGACCGTATACCGACCGGTCGGACCCTGCCTCCTCATCTCGCCGTGGAACTTTCCGCTGCTCGTCGCGGCACGGAAGCTGGCCGCAGCACTTGCGGCGGGCTGCACCGCTCTCGTCAAACCCGCGGGATTGACGCCGCTGACCTCGGCGGTGCTCGTCCGCTGTTTCGTGGAGGCGGGGCTGCCGGCTGGTGTCATCGGGTTCCTTCCTACGACCCGGGACGCCGACATCTCGGAGGCGTTGATGGCGGACGCGCGTCTGAGGAAGGTCAGTTTCACGGGCTCGACCCGGGTGGGCTCCATCCTCATGCGGCAAGCGGCGACGCACGTGCAGGGATCGCAGATGGAGCTTGGCGGCAACGGGCCCCTGATCGTGCTCGATGACGCCGACCTCGACTTGGCTGTGGAACAGACGATGATCGCAAAGTTCCGCAATGCAGGTCAGGTCTGTATCGGGGCAAACCGCCTCATCCTTCAGGACTCCATCGCCGACGAGTTCCTCGAAAAGTTCGTCAAGGCCGCCTCCAACCTCGCCCCCGGGTCGCCGTTCGAAAAAGGGACGACCATGGGACCTCTCATCTCGTCGGCACAGCGCGACCGAGCGGTGTCCATCATCCGCCAGTTCGTCGCCGCAGGAGGCGAAGTCCTTTATGGCGGTTCAGCTCTCGAGCGTCCAGGACACTTCATGGAACCAACCGTGATCACCGGAGTCGGCGTGGAATGCGAGTTGGCAGGAGAGGAACTGTTCGCACCCATCGCTGTCGCATACCGAGTAGCGGACGATCGGGCGGCCACAGACTTCGCGAACGCGGTCGACCACGGTCTGTCGGCCTACGTGTTCAGTGGCGACCTAGGACGGGCGCTGCAGGTCGCCGACGAGGTGGAGGCAGGTATGGTCGCCATCAATCGGGCCCTCTACACGGACCCATCGGGACCCTTCGGTGGCGTGAAGGCGTCCGGCATGGGACGCGAAGGCGGTCATGAGGCCATCTACGAGTTCCTCGAGTCCAAACTCATCGCAGCCCGCCTGCACTGA
- a CDS encoding NIPSNAP family protein: MYELRTYRAAPGRMPDLLRRFRDHTLALFARHGMHSVGYWHPNDDPDVLVYLLRHEHDPETQWKAFLADPDWLAAKAASEVNGPITLSIASQYLVLIDDLPSQL, from the coding sequence GTGTACGAACTGCGCACCTACCGGGCCGCTCCCGGCCGCATGCCCGATCTCCTGCGTCGCTTCCGCGACCACACCCTCGCGTTGTTCGCGCGGCACGGTATGCACAGTGTCGGCTACTGGCATCCGAACGATGACCCCGACGTGCTCGTCTACCTCCTGCGGCACGAACACGATCCGGAGACCCAGTGGAAGGCATTTCTCGCCGATCCCGACTGGCTGGCGGCCAAGGCCGCGAGCGAGGTCAACGGGCCGATCACGCTCTCGATCGCCTCTCAATACCTGGTCTTGATCGACGACCTGCCCTCGCAGCTCTGA
- a CDS encoding LysR substrate-binding domain-containing protein — protein sequence MDLSDIRAFLAVAEELHFTRAAERLHMGQPPLSRTIKELERELGCQLFDRSTRSVTLTPQGHAFFQPAKKVVEAFYDARSAVTDIGPGSIGRVRIGFSGASTYRMIGQLARTVNAEYPGIELVLDSSTYADQGLKKVLNGSLDLGIVRWLAPPQGVASRVISKEELVMALPAHHRLAHESEIDLRDLTDEPFLTLPADSGSIVRESFVRATQAAGYAPRIVQEAPDSWTLMALVAAGVGCNLTVSTIFDNLVTPGVVCRPLKQRIKPLEVRLAWLKSNRNSALRQVVKLSVRALPGPASDEDEKSPQNG from the coding sequence ATGGACCTGTCTGATATCCGCGCCTTCCTCGCAGTCGCCGAGGAACTTCACTTCACGCGTGCCGCGGAGCGTCTCCACATGGGACAACCGCCCCTGAGCCGGACCATCAAGGAGCTCGAACGCGAGCTCGGGTGTCAGCTCTTCGACCGGAGCACCCGGTCGGTCACACTCACGCCGCAGGGGCACGCATTCTTTCAGCCGGCCAAGAAAGTGGTGGAGGCCTTCTACGACGCCAGGTCCGCGGTCACGGACATCGGTCCCGGATCGATTGGCCGGGTTCGGATCGGCTTCTCCGGCGCCTCGACGTACCGCATGATCGGGCAACTGGCCCGCACCGTGAACGCCGAGTACCCCGGCATCGAGCTGGTGCTGGACAGCTCCACCTACGCCGATCAAGGCCTCAAGAAGGTGCTCAACGGATCGCTCGACTTGGGTATCGTCCGTTGGTTGGCCCCACCCCAGGGAGTGGCGTCTCGCGTCATTTCCAAGGAGGAACTAGTGATGGCGTTGCCCGCTCACCACCGCCTGGCGCACGAGTCCGAGATCGACCTCCGAGACCTGACGGACGAACCATTCCTGACCCTACCGGCGGACTCGGGATCGATCGTGCGCGAGAGCTTCGTGCGTGCCACACAGGCCGCGGGCTACGCACCTCGAATCGTCCAGGAGGCGCCAGATTCCTGGACCCTGATGGCCCTGGTCGCGGCGGGTGTCGGATGCAACCTAACGGTCTCGACTATCTTCGACAATCTCGTCACCCCCGGCGTGGTCTGCCGCCCTCTCAAACAAAGGATCAAGCCCTTGGAAGTGCGGCTCGCCTGGTTGAAGAGCAACCGAAACAGCGCGCTGAGGCAGGTCGTCAAGCTGTCAGTACGCGCGCTACCCGGGCCAGCCTCGGACGAGGACGAGAAGTCACCCCAGAACGGCTGA
- a CDS encoding CaiB/BaiF CoA transferase family protein has product MEAKERILQILDVPSAGTGPLDGILVVDFSRILAGPYCTMLLADLGATVVKIESASGDDTRAFAPPYRGDEATYFLSANRNKHSVVLDLLDPGDLAIAQELAAVADVFVQNFKHGGLEKFELDYESVRRTNPTILYNSITGFGTKQGAHLLGYDLLVQGAAGLMSITGEAEGDPQRVGVAVFDVMTGLHAAIGILAALAHRTASGEGQHVEVNLMMSALSGLTNQTEAYVAGGVVPTRMGNEHPSIFPYSPLPTAEGSLIVVAGNNGQFRSLAKAVQLPELAEDPRFDTPSNRNSNRVELRALLVEALAAHTAEEWFDILTGAGLPCAPINDIGGGVAMAQRLGLDPVVETEHNGRSVPTVRHPIDYSTIAPSYKLPPPQLGASSHLIREWAAQQRSEPIEVAVR; this is encoded by the coding sequence GTGGAAGCCAAGGAGCGCATCCTGCAGATTCTCGACGTCCCTTCGGCGGGGACAGGGCCGCTCGACGGCATCCTCGTCGTCGACTTCAGCAGGATCCTCGCTGGACCCTATTGCACGATGCTGTTGGCCGATCTGGGCGCGACGGTCGTGAAGATCGAGTCGGCGTCCGGGGACGACACGCGAGCGTTCGCCCCGCCCTATCGGGGCGACGAGGCGACCTACTTCCTCAGTGCCAACAGAAACAAGCACTCGGTGGTGCTCGACTTGCTCGATCCCGGCGACCTCGCGATTGCGCAGGAACTCGCGGCCGTGGCCGACGTCTTCGTGCAGAACTTCAAGCATGGGGGCCTCGAGAAGTTCGAGCTCGACTACGAATCGGTCCGGAGGACGAACCCCACGATTCTCTACAATTCGATCACCGGTTTCGGGACGAAGCAGGGAGCGCACCTGCTCGGCTACGACCTGTTGGTGCAGGGGGCAGCGGGACTCATGAGCATCACAGGCGAAGCCGAAGGCGATCCGCAGCGAGTCGGAGTCGCGGTCTTCGACGTGATGACCGGGTTGCATGCCGCCATCGGCATTCTCGCGGCGCTCGCGCACCGCACCGCGTCGGGCGAGGGGCAGCACGTCGAGGTCAACCTGATGATGTCTGCGCTGTCGGGCCTGACGAACCAGACCGAGGCCTATGTCGCAGGCGGGGTCGTGCCCACCAGGATGGGCAACGAACACCCCAGCATCTTCCCGTACTCGCCGCTGCCCACCGCCGAGGGCTCCCTCATCGTCGTCGCCGGTAACAACGGCCAATTCCGGTCGCTGGCCAAGGCGGTCCAGCTGCCGGAGCTCGCCGAGGATCCGCGCTTCGATACTCCGAGCAACCGCAACAGTAATCGGGTCGAGCTGCGCGCGCTGCTGGTGGAGGCGCTCGCCGCGCATACGGCGGAGGAGTGGTTCGACATCTTGACCGGCGCCGGACTGCCGTGTGCCCCCATCAACGACATCGGGGGAGGCGTGGCGATGGCACAGCGCCTCGGACTCGATCCGGTGGTCGAGACCGAGCACAATGGCCGTTCCGTGCCGACGGTGAGGCATCCGATCGACTACTCGACCATCGCGCCGTCCTACAAGTTGCCGCCGCCGCAGCTCGGCGCCAGTAGTCACCTGATCCGGGAGTGGGCCGCGCAGCAGCGTTCGGAACCGATCGAGGTGGCGGTCCGATGA
- the fabG gene encoding 3-oxoacyl-ACP reductase FabG produces the protein MNNLLHSKTALITGAAQGIGLAIAELFASNGASVVITDIDEAAAEVAAKSLDIGARASAAGCDVVDAAQVQNAIDLALDRHGQLDIVVNNAGITRDATMRTMTEEQFDQVIAVHLKGCWNGTRLAAAHMREAKSGSIINISSLSGKVGMVGQTNYSAAKAGIVGLTKAAAKEMAHHGVRVNAIQPGLIRSAMTEAMPAHAWDQKMSEIPMKRAGEPSEIASVALFYASSMSSYMTGTVAEVTGGRFM, from the coding sequence ATGAATAACCTTCTCCACTCCAAGACCGCGCTGATTACCGGCGCAGCGCAGGGTATCGGCCTGGCCATCGCAGAGCTGTTCGCGTCCAATGGTGCCTCGGTGGTAATCACCGACATCGACGAAGCGGCCGCTGAAGTCGCGGCGAAGAGCCTCGACATCGGTGCGCGCGCGTCCGCCGCGGGCTGTGACGTGGTCGACGCGGCCCAGGTCCAGAACGCGATCGACCTAGCCCTCGATCGGCACGGGCAGCTGGACATCGTCGTCAACAACGCTGGTATCACGCGTGACGCGACGATGCGAACGATGACCGAGGAGCAATTCGACCAGGTGATCGCGGTGCATCTCAAGGGCTGCTGGAACGGCACACGACTGGCCGCGGCGCACATGCGGGAGGCAAAGTCCGGGTCCATCATCAACATCTCCTCGTTGTCGGGCAAGGTGGGCATGGTCGGGCAGACCAACTACTCGGCCGCAAAGGCCGGCATCGTGGGGTTGACGAAGGCGGCGGCCAAGGAGATGGCTCACCACGGAGTGCGCGTCAACGCGATTCAGCCGGGCCTGATCCGCTCCGCCATGACCGAGGCCATGCCGGCCCACGCCTGGGACCAGAAGATGTCCGAGATCCCGATGAAGCGGGCCGGGGAGCCGAGCGAAATCGCGTCCGTCGCACTCTTCTATGCCTCGTCGATGTCGTCCTACATGACCGGGACCGTCGCTGAGGTGACGGGCGGACGATTCATGTGA
- a CDS encoding acetyl-CoA C-acetyltransferase: MRSVVICEPLRTPIGRYGGSLAGVTAAELGATVLRELVARSGIPVDAVDDVVLGNCNPNAEAPAIGRVVALDAGLPVTVPGQQIDRRCGSGLQAVLSAAASVATGIADLVVAGGTESMSNVPFYSTDIRWGAHRTGVTMHDSLVRARTTAGGQHYPVPGGMVETAENVRDRYGISREAQDRLAVESHARAVRAQNDGIFDQEIVPVRVPGRAGDVVVTTDEHPREDTSLERLATLKPMLRASIPDATVTAGNSSGQNDAAALCLVTTLDRSHELGLRPLARVVSAAVSGVEPRLMGIGPVPATERALARAGLHLADLDVIEVNEAFAAQVLAVVQEWGFGADDMERVNPNGSGISLGHPVGATGARLIGAAARELDRRSGRYALVTLCIGGGQGMALVLERVAS; this comes from the coding sequence ATGCGTAGCGTCGTCATCTGTGAGCCATTGCGTACTCCCATCGGCCGATACGGGGGTTCGCTCGCCGGCGTGACGGCTGCCGAACTCGGTGCCACGGTGCTCCGGGAGCTCGTGGCCCGCTCCGGGATCCCGGTCGATGCCGTGGACGACGTCGTCCTCGGTAACTGCAACCCGAATGCGGAGGCCCCGGCGATCGGGCGTGTGGTCGCGCTCGACGCCGGTCTGCCTGTCACGGTCCCCGGCCAGCAGATCGACCGACGCTGCGGCTCGGGCCTGCAGGCGGTTCTGAGTGCGGCAGCGTCGGTGGCCACCGGCATCGCGGATCTGGTGGTGGCCGGCGGGACCGAGAGCATGAGCAATGTGCCCTTCTACTCCACCGACATCCGCTGGGGAGCCCATCGCACGGGAGTGACAATGCACGACTCCCTCGTGCGGGCGCGGACCACGGCCGGAGGACAGCACTACCCCGTTCCCGGCGGGATGGTCGAAACCGCTGAGAACGTCCGCGACCGCTACGGAATCAGTCGTGAGGCTCAGGATCGTCTCGCGGTCGAGTCCCACGCGCGGGCGGTGCGCGCGCAGAACGACGGGATCTTCGACCAGGAAATCGTCCCGGTCCGCGTGCCGGGTCGAGCCGGCGACGTGGTGGTGACGACCGACGAGCACCCTCGTGAGGACACCAGTCTCGAGCGGCTAGCCACCCTCAAGCCGATGCTGCGCGCCAGCATCCCGGACGCGACGGTCACGGCCGGCAACTCGAGTGGGCAGAACGACGCCGCGGCTCTGTGTCTGGTCACCACGCTCGACCGGTCCCACGAGCTCGGTCTGCGCCCGCTGGCCCGTGTCGTGTCGGCCGCCGTCTCGGGTGTCGAGCCGCGGCTGATGGGAATCGGCCCGGTCCCCGCCACCGAGCGCGCGCTGGCGCGCGCCGGCCTGCACCTGGCCGACCTGGACGTGATCGAGGTGAATGAGGCGTTCGCAGCGCAGGTGTTGGCGGTCGTGCAGGAGTGGGGCTTTGGAGCCGATGACATGGAGCGTGTGAACCCCAACGGATCCGGCATCTCCCTCGGGCATCCGGTCGGTGCGACGGGCGCTCGTCTGATCGGGGCTGCCGCGCGCGAGCTCGACCGGCGATCGGGCCGGTATGCGCTGGTGACGCTCTGCATCGGCGGCGGCCAAGGGATGGCGCTGGTGCTGGAGAGGGTCGCCTCATGA